The Denticeps clupeoides chromosome 5, fDenClu1.1, whole genome shotgun sequence genome includes a region encoding these proteins:
- the LOC114790768 gene encoding interferon-inducible GTPase 5-like, with amino-acid sequence MADVLKGLNLLETLKDSIEKNKLSDVRDAVEDLLISRLNIGVAGERGPEKVAFINSLRGLGVEDEGAAIFPSTGPPEELAMYPNPKNADFRLFDLPAVPTKPDFDPEEYMERFKVQRYNAVLMTFTKDLHPNSVAVWMETRSMQRDTIYFALLASEKDTDATLDARRKVSVELLKAQGVARPRVFVLRPAALEKLDFPELLKEMEGDLPEVRAHALLMSLPAFSADIVTRKRDAFKALVWAAASLSGGVSAIPVPLVASMVDASVGLRILSKAQTSLGLDDESLDRLARQRGVDAGKLKELRSCALSAEVTKAEVKRRLSVAEKNTSTNTTRLMEMAMPLKARSVSHSFTVMLQALNSAIDDMGADAEKIVAAVIGAEK; translated from the coding sequence ATGGCTGATGTTCTGAAGGGTCTGAATCTGCTAGAGACACTTAAGGACTCCATCGAGAAGAACAAGCTATCAGATGTGAGGGACGCTGTGGAGGACTTGCTGATCAGCCGCCTCAACATTGGTGTGGCAGGGGAAAGGGGGCCTGAGAAAGTCGCCTTTATAAACTCACTCCGGGGCCTTGGGGTGGAAGACGAAGGGGCGGCCATCTTTCCCTCCACCGGACCCCCAGAAGAACTAGCCATGTACCCCAACCCCAAAAATGCTGATTTCCGCCTCTTTGATTTGCCCGCTGTGCCCACCAAGCCAGACTTTGATCCTGAGGAATACATGGAGCGTTTCAAAGTTCAGCGCTACAACGCCGTGCTCATGACATTTACAAAAGACCTGCATCCCAACAGCGTGGCTGTGTGGATGGAGACTCGGTCCATGCAGAGGGACACCATCTACTTTGCCCTCTTGGCATCTGAGAAAGACACGGACGCCACTCTGGATGCCAGGCGAAAGGTCAGCGTCGAGCTGCTGAAAGCACAAGGCGTCGCCCGACCCAGGGTCTTCGTCCTGCGGCCGGCAGCTTTAGAGAAACTCGACTTCCCTGAACTGCTgaaggagatggagggagaCCTCCCCGAGGTGCGGGCCCACGCTCTGCTGATGTCCCTCCCTGCTTTCTCTGCCGACATCGTCACCCGCAAGAGAGATGCTTTCAAGGCTCTGGTGTGGGCAGCTGCCTCGCTGTCAGGCGGGGTGTCAGCCATCCCCGTTCCTCTGGTGGCCTCCATGGTGGACGCCAGCGTGGGCCTGCGGATCCTGAGCAAGGCGCAGACTTCACTTGGCCTGGATGACGAGTCGTTGGACAGACTGGCGCGTCAGCGGGGTGTGGATGCCGGGAAGCTAAAGGAGCTGCGCTCCTGTGCGCTGTCTGCTGAGGTCACCAAAGCTGAGGTGAAGAGACGCCTGTCGGTGGCGGAGAAGAACACAAGCACCAACACCACCCGGCTGATGGAGATGGCCATGCCGCTCAAGGCTCGCTCAGTCAGCCACTCCTTCACGGTCATGCTGCAGGCTCTCAACAGTGCCATCGATGACATGGGGGCAGACGCTGAGAAAATAGTGGCAGCAGTCATCGGTGCagagaaataa